One genomic segment of Amycolatopsis granulosa includes these proteins:
- a CDS encoding DUF1989 domain-containing protein, translating into MDLAARSGIAIRLSAGEHLVVTNTHGQQVVDTWALSAREPSRFLSASHTWMHTGRLMVRAGDDLVDNTRRPLLSLSEDTSLGDHDLLIPSCDLPRYRQLGVREYHDNCHDNFYAALAALGVPAPQFVPQPLNLFMRVPIAADGAISIESPRARAGDRVRLTAVEDVVVVLSACPQDLAATNGVGRTPTGVAYDIVGATV; encoded by the coding sequence ATGGACCTTGCCGCGCGCTCCGGTATCGCGATTCGCCTCTCGGCGGGGGAGCACCTCGTGGTGACGAACACGCACGGCCAGCAGGTGGTCGACACCTGGGCGTTGTCGGCGCGGGAACCGTCGCGGTTCCTGTCGGCATCCCACACCTGGATGCACACCGGCCGTCTGATGGTGCGTGCCGGCGACGACCTGGTCGACAACACCCGGCGGCCGCTGTTGTCGTTGTCGGAGGACACCAGCCTGGGCGACCACGATCTGCTCATCCCGAGCTGTGATCTGCCCCGCTACCGGCAGCTCGGGGTGCGGGAGTACCACGACAACTGCCACGACAACTTCTACGCGGCTCTGGCGGCGCTCGGCGTCCCGGCTCCGCAGTTCGTCCCGCAGCCGTTGAACCTGTTCATGCGGGTGCCGATCGCCGCCGACGGGGCGATCTCGATCGAGTCGCCGCGCGCTCGCGCGGGTGACCGGGTCCGGCTCACCGCGGTCGAGGACGTCGTCGTGGTGCTCTCCGCCTGCCCGCAGGACCTGGCGGCCACGAACGGCGTGGGACGCACCCCGACCGGTGTCGCCTACGACATCGTCGGGGCCACCGTGTGA
- a CDS encoding acetate--CoA ligase has protein sequence MGHELDDEEVCPMGRHAEEYQRSLTDPEGFWLAAAKAIDWTREPSRALDSSQAPLYRWFPDGELNTAYNALDRHVERGRGEQAALIWDSPVTGGKRSYTYTQLRDEVARFAGALRSLGVGKGDRVIVYLPMVPEAVVAMLACARIGAVHSVVFGGFAPKELAARIEDAKPKVIVAASCGIEPSRVVEYKPIIDEALAGTAHQPDKVVVLQRDAARAALGERDVDWQDLVADAAPVDPVPVAATDPLYILYTSGTTGKPKGVVRDTGGHAVALAYSMTAIYDIQPGDVWWTASDVGWVVGHSYIVYAPLLIGATTMMYEGKPVGTPDAGAFWRVISEHRAKALFTAPTALRAVKRVDPEGAELAKYDLSSFSTLFMAGERLDPETLHWAADKLGVPVIDHWWQTETGWPIAANPRGLEPMPVKPGSATVPVPGYDVRILDQSGEPLPAGQEGAICLKLPMPPGTLPTLWGDDERYVEAYLSRYAGYYLTGDSGYFDEDGYLFVMGRTDDVINVAGHRLSTGSMEAVLAAHPAVAECAVIGVRDALKGQVPRGLVVLKSGVDVDEEELRSELVAAVRRDIGPVAAFRQVSVVDALPKTRSGKILRKTMRGLAEGRDEPVPSTIEDPSVLDNLRTILRDS, from the coding sequence GTGGGGCACGAGCTCGACGACGAGGAGGTCTGTCCCATGGGCCGTCACGCGGAGGAATACCAGCGCAGCCTGACCGATCCGGAGGGGTTCTGGCTGGCCGCCGCCAAGGCGATCGACTGGACGCGTGAGCCGTCCAGAGCGCTGGACTCGTCGCAGGCCCCGCTGTACCGGTGGTTCCCGGACGGCGAGCTGAACACCGCCTACAACGCACTGGACCGGCACGTGGAACGCGGCCGGGGCGAGCAGGCCGCGTTGATCTGGGACTCGCCGGTGACCGGCGGCAAACGCAGCTACACCTATACCCAGCTGCGCGACGAGGTCGCCCGGTTCGCCGGGGCCCTGCGATCGCTCGGCGTCGGCAAGGGCGACCGGGTGATCGTCTACCTGCCGATGGTGCCCGAGGCGGTGGTGGCGATGCTGGCCTGCGCCCGCATCGGCGCGGTGCACTCGGTGGTGTTCGGCGGGTTCGCCCCCAAGGAGCTGGCCGCGCGCATCGAGGACGCGAAACCGAAGGTGATCGTCGCCGCGTCCTGCGGCATCGAACCGAGCCGGGTGGTCGAGTACAAGCCGATCATCGACGAGGCGCTCGCCGGCACCGCGCACCAGCCGGACAAGGTCGTGGTGCTGCAGCGTGACGCGGCCCGCGCGGCGCTCGGCGAACGGGACGTCGACTGGCAGGACCTGGTCGCGGACGCCGCCCCGGTGGACCCGGTGCCCGTGGCGGCGACGGACCCGCTCTACATCCTCTACACCTCCGGCACGACCGGGAAACCGAAGGGCGTCGTGCGGGACACCGGCGGGCACGCGGTCGCGCTGGCCTACTCGATGACCGCGATCTACGACATCCAGCCCGGCGACGTCTGGTGGACCGCCTCCGATGTCGGCTGGGTGGTCGGCCACTCCTACATCGTGTACGCGCCGCTGCTGATCGGCGCGACGACCATGATGTACGAGGGCAAACCGGTGGGTACGCCGGACGCGGGCGCGTTCTGGCGCGTCATCAGCGAGCACCGGGCGAAGGCGTTGTTCACCGCCCCCACCGCGCTGCGGGCCGTCAAGCGGGTCGACCCGGAAGGCGCGGAACTCGCGAAGTACGACCTGTCGTCGTTTTCGACGCTGTTCATGGCCGGCGAGCGGCTCGACCCGGAGACCCTGCACTGGGCCGCGGACAAGCTCGGCGTGCCGGTGATCGACCATTGGTGGCAGACCGAGACCGGCTGGCCGATCGCCGCGAACCCGCGCGGGCTCGAGCCGATGCCGGTCAAGCCGGGGTCGGCGACCGTCCCGGTGCCGGGTTACGACGTGCGGATCCTCGACCAGTCCGGTGAGCCGCTGCCGGCCGGGCAGGAGGGCGCGATCTGCCTCAAGCTGCCGATGCCACCGGGCACCCTGCCCACGCTGTGGGGCGACGACGAGCGGTACGTCGAGGCGTACCTGTCCCGGTACGCGGGCTACTACCTCACCGGTGACTCGGGGTACTTCGACGAGGACGGGTACCTGTTCGTGATGGGCCGTACCGACGACGTCATCAACGTCGCCGGGCACCGGCTCTCGACCGGATCGATGGAGGCCGTGCTGGCGGCGCACCCCGCCGTGGCCGAGTGCGCGGTGATCGGCGTGCGGGACGCGCTCAAGGGACAGGTGCCGCGCGGGCTGGTGGTGCTGAAGTCCGGTGTGGACGTCGACGAGGAAGAACTCAGGTCCGAACTGGTCGCGGCCGTCCGGCGGGACATCGGCCCGGTGGCCGCGTTCCGCCAAGTGTCCGTTGTGGACGCGTTGCCGAAGACGCGCTCGGGCAAGATCCTCCGCAAGACCATGCGCGGACTCGCGGAGGGCCGCGACGAGCCCGTGCCGTCGACGATCGAGGACCCCTCGGTGCTCGACAACCTGCGCACGATCCTGCGGGACTCCTGA
- a CDS encoding beta-N-acetylhexosaminidase — protein MLRSLAVLLGATALTMALTQPATASQPATHALADVIPVPVSAKADPRNDFRLTPATAIEAGDGAGQVAAYLAGLLRPSTGYPLPVVERTVTRSAPSAPSIALELGPTAEAGDQGYQLTVTRRGVTIRANSDDGLFAGVQTLRQLLPARVESRTVARGPWVVPGGRIVDHPRFAYRGAMLDVARHFFSVGEVERYIDQIAQYKINRLHLDLADDQGWRIEIKSRPRLATYGGSTEVGGGPGGYYTQDQYRELVAYAASRHITVIPEIDMPGHTNAALASYPELNCDGVAPPLYTGTEVGFSSLCVGKDVTYRFLDDVIGELAALTPGRYLDIGGDEAHATPPGDYQKFMGEVLPIVAKHGKLAQGWHEIAQAHPPVSAVPQFWDTDGVDAATAAAAAAGNKVLMSPANKAYLDMQYNANSPLGLHWAGYVEVADSYDWDPATAVQGVGESSVAGVEAPLWSETLTDSDAIEFMAFPRLPGIAEIGWSPRTTHDWAGYRVRLAQQAPRWAVQGIDFYRSPQVDWQ, from the coding sequence ATGCTCAGATCCCTGGCCGTGCTGCTCGGCGCCACCGCGCTGACCATGGCCCTCACCCAGCCCGCCACCGCGAGCCAGCCGGCCACCCACGCCCTGGCGGACGTGATTCCCGTTCCGGTTTCGGCGAAGGCCGATCCCCGGAACGACTTCCGGCTCACCCCGGCCACCGCGATCGAGGCAGGCGACGGCGCCGGGCAGGTCGCCGCCTACCTCGCCGGCCTGCTCCGCCCGTCCACCGGGTATCCGCTGCCGGTCGTGGAGCGCACCGTGACGCGGTCGGCTCCGTCGGCGCCGTCGATCGCGCTCGAGCTCGGCCCGACCGCGGAGGCCGGTGACCAGGGCTACCAGCTCACCGTCACGCGGCGCGGCGTCACCATCCGCGCGAACAGCGACGACGGCCTGTTCGCCGGTGTGCAGACGCTGCGCCAGCTGCTCCCCGCACGGGTCGAGTCGCGCACGGTCGCCCGCGGCCCGTGGGTCGTGCCGGGCGGCCGGATCGTGGACCATCCGCGGTTCGCCTACCGCGGCGCCATGCTCGACGTGGCCCGCCACTTCTTCTCGGTCGGCGAGGTCGAGCGCTACATCGACCAGATCGCGCAGTACAAGATCAACCGGCTGCACCTGGACCTGGCGGACGACCAGGGCTGGCGGATCGAGATCAAGAGCCGGCCCCGCCTGGCCACCTACGGCGGCAGCACCGAGGTCGGCGGCGGCCCGGGCGGCTACTACACGCAGGACCAGTACCGGGAGCTGGTGGCCTACGCCGCGTCCCGGCACATCACCGTGATCCCGGAGATCGACATGCCGGGCCACACGAACGCCGCCCTGGCCTCGTACCCGGAGCTGAACTGCGACGGCGTCGCCCCGCCGCTCTACACCGGCACCGAGGTCGGGTTCAGCTCGCTGTGCGTCGGCAAGGACGTCACGTACCGGTTCCTGGACGACGTGATCGGTGAGCTGGCCGCCCTGACACCCGGCCGGTACCTGGACATCGGGGGCGACGAGGCGCACGCGACGCCGCCCGGGGACTACCAGAAGTTCATGGGCGAGGTGCTGCCGATCGTCGCGAAGCACGGCAAACTGGCGCAGGGCTGGCACGAGATCGCGCAGGCCCATCCGCCGGTGTCGGCGGTGCCGCAGTTCTGGGACACCGACGGCGTGGACGCCGCCACCGCCGCGGCCGCCGCCGCGGGCAACAAGGTGCTGATGTCCCCGGCGAACAAGGCGTACCTGGACATGCAGTACAACGCGAACAGCCCGCTCGGCCTGCACTGGGCCGGGTACGTCGAGGTCGCCGACTCCTACGACTGGGATCCGGCCACCGCCGTCCAGGGCGTGGGCGAGTCGTCCGTCGCCGGCGTCGAGGCGCCGCTGTGGTCGGAGACCCTGACCGACAGCGACGCCATCGAGTTCATGGCCTTCCCGCGCCTGCCCGGGATCGCGGAGATCGGCTGGTCACCGAGGACGACGCACGACTGGGCCGGCTACCGCGTGCGGCTGGCGCAGCAGGCGCCGCGCTGGGCGGTCCAGGGGATCGACTTCTACCGTTCCCCGCAGGTCGACTGGCAGTAG
- a CDS encoding protein kinase domain-containing protein, with the protein MNAFADWLLSLAHTLLNLGFCPGPWVWSTVAAGALTALFPVAGAVLVALMRKFTGNRYDTGTISAIGVIAFVFTFGLPWLAFNGISSTYRAVREGTSSTMLKADDIATMNREYCSLIGPQSHYLGGGQNIFETIFYPSGNVLAYGYYLGALVGLPLVALLFMILQARTAMRRGPKWPGRLLWVGFVLFVAFSVGVSANAAVFLWLGYLPVAMLGIIPIALVGPPAWSVINRPERERPESRPEPPPPVQPPAPPPQQQPKQYTPTTVAPAVQELAAAPGPMPTPPGSTANGGGRYRRIKRLGHGGFGTVWQAVDNQLGRTVALKIAHAPDRDTEERMRREARALAMVNHPNCVRVYDLVEEPDGLALVMEYLEGQSLATAVDTMGPLDDIAAGRLWATMAGALAAAHEKGVLHRDVKPSNVILDPHGIPHLIDFGIARSRGDSTMTATGMMIGTPDFVAPEQAAGAPASPASDAWQLAATVSYALSGYPPRGTRETPMAALMAAARAEPVSQLPQRSVHARLLIASLDNEPRRRPTLHTVVREVEGFLARSGKSADGPVTRIVPPVGGTTRAMPPRR; encoded by the coding sequence GTGAACGCGTTCGCGGACTGGCTGCTGTCCCTCGCGCATACCCTGCTCAATCTAGGCTTCTGCCCCGGGCCCTGGGTCTGGTCCACGGTGGCCGCGGGGGCGCTGACCGCCCTGTTCCCGGTGGCCGGCGCGGTCCTCGTCGCGCTGATGCGGAAGTTCACCGGCAACCGCTACGACACCGGCACGATCTCGGCGATCGGCGTGATCGCGTTCGTGTTCACGTTCGGGTTGCCGTGGCTGGCCTTCAACGGCATCTCGAGCACCTACCGCGCCGTCCGCGAGGGCACGTCGTCGACGATGTTGAAAGCCGACGACATCGCGACGATGAATCGCGAGTACTGCTCGCTCATCGGCCCCCAGAGCCACTACCTGGGCGGCGGTCAGAACATCTTCGAGACGATCTTCTACCCGTCGGGCAACGTGCTCGCCTACGGCTACTACCTGGGTGCGCTCGTCGGGTTGCCACTGGTCGCCCTGCTGTTCATGATCCTGCAGGCACGCACCGCGATGCGGCGGGGACCGAAGTGGCCGGGCCGCCTGCTGTGGGTCGGATTCGTGTTGTTCGTCGCGTTCTCGGTCGGTGTCTCGGCCAACGCGGCCGTGTTCCTGTGGCTCGGCTACCTGCCGGTCGCGATGCTCGGGATCATCCCGATCGCACTGGTCGGACCGCCCGCGTGGTCCGTGATCAACCGGCCCGAGCGGGAGCGCCCGGAGTCTCGGCCCGAGCCTCCGCCGCCGGTGCAGCCGCCCGCCCCGCCGCCCCAGCAGCAGCCGAAGCAGTACACCCCCACCACCGTCGCACCGGCGGTGCAGGAGCTGGCCGCGGCGCCCGGCCCGATGCCGACGCCGCCGGGTTCGACGGCCAACGGTGGCGGCCGGTACCGGCGGATCAAACGCCTCGGCCACGGCGGGTTCGGCACGGTCTGGCAGGCGGTGGACAACCAGCTCGGCCGCACGGTCGCGTTGAAGATCGCGCACGCGCCGGACCGGGACACCGAGGAGCGCATGCGCCGCGAGGCCCGGGCGCTGGCGATGGTCAACCACCCGAACTGCGTGCGGGTGTACGACCTGGTGGAGGAGCCGGACGGGCTCGCCCTGGTCATGGAGTACCTGGAAGGCCAGTCGCTGGCCACCGCGGTCGACACGATGGGCCCGCTCGACGACATCGCCGCGGGCCGCCTGTGGGCCACGATGGCCGGGGCGCTCGCCGCGGCCCACGAGAAGGGTGTGCTGCACCGCGACGTGAAGCCGTCGAACGTGATCCTGGACCCGCACGGCATCCCGCACCTGATCGACTTCGGCATCGCGCGCAGCCGCGGCGACTCGACGATGACCGCCACCGGCATGATGATCGGCACGCCGGACTTCGTCGCGCCCGAGCAGGCGGCCGGTGCGCCGGCTTCCCCGGCCTCGGATGCGTGGCAACTGGCGGCGACGGTGAGCTACGCATTGTCCGGCTACCCGCCGCGGGGCACCCGCGAGACGCCCATGGCCGCCCTGATGGCGGCGGCACGCGCGGAGCCGGTGTCACAGCTGCCGCAGCGCTCCGTGCACGCCCGCCTGCTGATCGCCTCGCTCGACAACGAACCCCGCCGCCGGCCGACGCTGCACACGGTCGTGCGCGAGGTGGAGGGTTTCCTGGCGCGGTCGGGCAAGTCGGCGGATGGCCCGGTCACCCGCATCGTGCCGCCCGTCGGCGGAACCACCAGGGCGATGCCGCCGCGCCGCTGA
- the rsmI gene encoding 16S rRNA (cytidine(1402)-2'-O)-methyltransferase, protein MPLVLAATPLGDSRDASPRLVTALAEADVIAAEDTRRLRSLATALDVTPRGRVVSFYEDVETARLPKLLEVLRAGETVVLVTDAGMPSVSDPGYRLVAACVEEDLPVTCLPGPSAVTTALALSGLPSDRFCFEGFAPRKPGEKGRWFRELAHEPRTVVFFESPHRLAATLTEAAAALGGERRAAVCRELTKTYEEVRRGTLTELVEWAVGGVRGEITVVLAGARPRAVSLTDLVAEVSARVAAGERLKSAAGEVAEAAGVSKKELYDAVLAARRA, encoded by the coding sequence ATGCCGCTCGTCCTCGCCGCGACCCCGCTCGGTGACTCCCGGGACGCCTCACCCCGCCTGGTCACCGCTCTCGCCGAGGCGGACGTGATCGCCGCCGAGGACACCCGGCGGCTGCGGTCGCTGGCCACCGCGCTGGACGTGACACCGCGCGGGCGGGTCGTCAGCTTCTACGAGGACGTCGAGACGGCGCGCCTGCCGAAGCTGCTGGAGGTGTTGCGCGCCGGGGAGACGGTCGTGCTGGTGACCGATGCCGGCATGCCCAGCGTGTCGGATCCGGGGTACCGGCTGGTCGCCGCGTGCGTGGAGGAGGACCTGCCGGTCACCTGCCTGCCCGGACCGTCCGCGGTGACGACGGCGCTGGCGCTGTCCGGGCTGCCCAGCGACCGGTTCTGCTTCGAGGGGTTCGCGCCGCGCAAGCCGGGGGAGAAGGGGCGCTGGTTCCGGGAGCTGGCGCACGAGCCGCGGACGGTCGTGTTCTTCGAGTCACCGCACCGGCTGGCCGCGACGCTGACCGAGGCCGCGGCGGCGCTGGGCGGCGAGCGGCGGGCGGCGGTGTGCCGGGAGCTGACGAAAACCTACGAGGAGGTCCGCCGCGGCACGCTGACCGAGCTGGTGGAGTGGGCGGTCGGCGGGGTGCGCGGCGAGATCACCGTGGTCCTGGCGGGTGCCCGGCCGCGCGCGGTGTCGCTGACGGATCTGGTGGCGGAGGTCTCGGCGCGGGTGGCCGCCGGGGAGCGGCTGAAGTCCGCGGCGGGGGAGGTCGCCGAGGCGGCCGGGGTGTCGAAGAAGGAGCTGTACGACGCGGTGCTGGCGGCGCGGCGCGCGTGA
- a CDS encoding flavin reductase family protein, with the protein MIPLDHLDPAELFAMVSWTIAPRPIAWVTSVSPAGDHNLAPFSFFTIASTDPLILMIAIEPREDGSVKDTLGNVLSTRQFVVHIAELDRLPEVARSGDPSPPDFDELADLALPTSAATVVRPPVIDGCAAVFECELLTTHRPGLETLVFGRVVAARVAEHLISGCGRIDVAALRPLGRIGNVFTASTLLERPDRPVGTAC; encoded by the coding sequence ATGATCCCCCTCGATCACCTCGATCCGGCGGAGCTCTTCGCGATGGTGTCGTGGACCATCGCACCCCGACCGATCGCCTGGGTCACGTCGGTGAGCCCGGCCGGCGACCACAACCTCGCCCCGTTCAGCTTCTTCACCATCGCATCGACCGATCCGCTCATCCTCATGATCGCGATCGAGCCGCGCGAGGACGGCAGCGTCAAGGACACGCTCGGCAACGTCCTGTCGACCCGGCAGTTCGTCGTGCACATCGCCGAGCTCGACCGCCTTCCCGAGGTCGCCCGGAGCGGCGACCCCAGCCCACCCGACTTCGACGAGCTGGCGGACCTGGCTCTGCCGACCAGCGCTGCCACGGTGGTGCGGCCGCCGGTCATCGACGGTTGCGCCGCGGTGTTCGAATGCGAGCTGCTGACCACCCACCGCCCGGGACTGGAGACCCTGGTCTTCGGGAGAGTCGTCGCCGCGCGGGTCGCCGAACACCTGATCAGCGGGTGCGGTCGCATCGACGTCGCGGCCCTGCGTCCCCTCGGCCGCATCGGCAACGTCTTCACCGCGAGCACCCTCCTCGAGCGGCCCGATCGCCCCGTCGGGACCGCGTGCTGA
- a CDS encoding SGNH/GDSL hydrolase family protein, which produces MGYQRFVVLGDSCAEGLHDPYPGTDVYRGWADLAAATLARHDPSFRYANLAVRGRRLDQIIVEQVPAALDLRPDLVALFGGANDVLTRSYRAEVVAKRVDAAIRMLTRATPTVVVFTLSDVSSRVPGLLRIRGRLEALNDAICTSAARYGAQVVDLWDEEAAHDLRYFGPDRLHLSEHGHRRLAAYLLTRLGVGYDPAWLEPLPGDPVRPSLRAHADWVWREVLPVMVTRTRNWFTGRSPGDGFAPKRPDLLPVIADELASWTTIPGNA; this is translated from the coding sequence ATGGGCTACCAGAGGTTCGTCGTGCTGGGGGACAGCTGCGCGGAGGGTCTGCACGACCCCTACCCGGGGACCGACGTCTACCGCGGCTGGGCCGACCTGGCCGCCGCCACGCTGGCGCGGCACGACCCGTCCTTCCGGTACGCCAACCTGGCCGTCCGCGGCCGCCGCCTCGACCAGATCATCGTCGAGCAGGTCCCGGCCGCGCTGGACCTCCGGCCGGATCTCGTCGCCCTGTTCGGCGGCGCCAACGACGTCCTGACCCGCAGCTACCGGGCGGAAGTCGTGGCCAAGCGGGTGGACGCCGCGATCCGCATGCTCACCCGCGCCACCCCGACCGTCGTCGTCTTCACGCTCAGCGACGTGTCCAGCCGGGTACCGGGCCTGCTGCGCATCCGCGGCCGGCTGGAAGCCCTCAACGACGCGATCTGCACTTCCGCCGCCCGGTACGGCGCGCAGGTGGTCGACCTGTGGGACGAGGAGGCCGCGCACGACCTGCGGTACTTCGGCCCGGACCGGCTGCACCTGTCCGAACACGGTCACCGCCGCCTCGCCGCGTACCTGCTGACCCGGCTGGGTGTCGGCTACGACCCGGCCTGGCTCGAGCCACTGCCCGGTGACCCGGTGCGGCCGAGCCTGCGCGCGCACGCCGACTGGGTGTGGCGGGAGGTCCTGCCGGTGATGGTGACGCGCACCCGCAACTGGTTCACCGGCCGGTCCCCCGGCGACGGTTTCGCCCCCAAACGCCCGGACCTGCTGCCCGTCATCGCGGACGAGTTGGCCTCGTGGACAACGATCCCCGGCAACGCCTGA
- a CDS encoding phospholipid carrier-dependent glycosyltransferase, whose product MTALLTRPDQVDPLRPPTDRAATLLGRAMPDDRLRGWVVTIVLTLVAAVTRFQNLGFPTDKGTPVFDEKHYVPQAWQMLRNGWFEDNAGYELVVHPPLAKQLIALGEWAFGYDGWGWRFSAALAGTLIVLLTIRLARRLTRSTLLGGIAGILVICDGVLFLQARMGMLDIFIALFALAAFACLVCDRDQVRQRLAVAVAQGWADESPWGPRLGFRWWRFAAGVCLGLTFAVKWSGLYYMAFFGLLCVGFDVAARRAAGVPRPWLGTMRRDVLPALWALLAIPALMYLGSWWAWFASESATDRHYVEIQGIAPGFWSWVPPALRSLGDYSMNVLHFHETLVTPKNDPHPWESKPWTWPMGLRPMLYYYESGNGTCGGSDCVQATMLIGTPAMWWLALPMLGWGLWRWLFRFDWRYAAVLVGYLAGLLPWFTNIDRQMYFFYATPMAPFLALGLTLALGQILGSAKRGFERRGTGLLVVALYVGLVVANFAWLWPILNGDPISSARWQAELWLPSWR is encoded by the coding sequence GTGACCGCTCTGCTGACGCGCCCGGACCAGGTGGACCCGCTCCGCCCGCCGACGGACCGTGCCGCGACCCTGCTCGGACGGGCGATGCCGGACGACCGGCTGCGCGGCTGGGTGGTCACGATCGTCCTGACGCTCGTCGCGGCGGTCACCCGGTTCCAGAACCTCGGCTTCCCCACCGACAAGGGCACCCCGGTCTTCGACGAGAAGCACTACGTGCCGCAGGCGTGGCAGATGCTGCGCAACGGCTGGTTCGAGGACAACGCGGGCTACGAGCTCGTGGTGCACCCGCCGCTGGCGAAACAGCTCATCGCGCTCGGCGAGTGGGCGTTCGGCTACGACGGCTGGGGCTGGCGGTTCAGCGCCGCGCTCGCGGGGACGCTCATCGTGCTGCTGACGATCCGCCTCGCACGCCGGCTCACCCGGTCCACGCTGCTCGGCGGCATCGCCGGGATCCTCGTGATCTGCGACGGGGTGCTGTTCCTGCAGGCCCGGATGGGGATGCTGGACATCTTCATCGCCCTGTTCGCGCTGGCCGCGTTCGCCTGTCTGGTGTGCGACCGCGACCAGGTGCGGCAGCGCCTGGCGGTCGCGGTGGCGCAGGGCTGGGCGGACGAGTCGCCGTGGGGACCACGGCTGGGCTTCCGGTGGTGGCGCTTCGCGGCAGGCGTGTGCCTCGGCCTGACCTTCGCGGTGAAGTGGTCGGGCCTGTACTACATGGCGTTCTTCGGGCTGCTGTGCGTCGGCTTCGACGTCGCGGCGCGGCGGGCCGCGGGAGTGCCGCGACCGTGGCTCGGGACGATGCGCCGCGACGTGCTGCCCGCGCTGTGGGCACTCCTCGCCATCCCCGCGCTGATGTACCTGGGGAGCTGGTGGGCCTGGTTCGCGAGCGAGTCCGCCACCGATCGGCACTACGTCGAGATCCAGGGCATCGCGCCCGGGTTCTGGAGCTGGGTGCCGCCAGCGCTGCGGTCGCTGGGCGACTACTCGATGAACGTGCTGCACTTCCACGAAACCCTGGTCACGCCCAAGAACGACCCGCACCCGTGGGAGTCGAAGCCGTGGACGTGGCCGATGGGGCTGCGGCCGATGCTCTACTACTACGAGTCCGGCAACGGCACCTGCGGCGGCTCGGACTGCGTTCAGGCGACGATGCTGATCGGCACGCCCGCGATGTGGTGGCTGGCGCTGCCGATGCTCGGCTGGGGTCTGTGGCGGTGGCTGTTCCGGTTCGACTGGCGGTACGCGGCCGTGCTGGTCGGCTATCTGGCCGGGTTGCTGCCCTGGTTCACCAACATCGACCGGCAGATGTACTTCTTCTACGCCACGCCGATGGCGCCGTTCCTGGCACTCGGCCTGACCCTGGCGCTGGGGCAGATCCTGGGCAGCGCGAAACGCGGGTTCGAACGGCGCGGCACCGGGCTGCTGGTGGTGGCGCTGTACGTCGGCCTGGTGGTGGCGAACTTCGCCTGGCTGTGGCCGATCCTGAACGGCGACCCGATCAGCAGCGCCCGCTGGCAGGCGGAGCTGTGGCTGCCGTCCTGGCGATGA
- a CDS encoding class I SAM-dependent DNA methyltransferase, with protein MTGYLDRARESYDRVAEDYAEFVRPRFAADAVGRGVLGAFAELVTGPVADVGCGPGHVTAHLAGLGVDAFGVDLSPKMIAVARRAYPYLRFDVGTMTALDLPAGGLGGIVAWWSIFHVPPAVLPAVFTGFARALTPAGHVVIGFHAGNAQLQPEKAYGRPVDYDAYLLPPDHIARLLKRAGFDIVARVELEGAKHPQAILLGRKRTTPRSALPHR; from the coding sequence ATGACCGGGTACCTGGACCGCGCGCGGGAGTCGTACGACCGGGTCGCGGAGGACTACGCCGAGTTCGTCCGCCCGCGGTTCGCGGCTGATGCGGTGGGCCGCGGCGTGCTGGGCGCCTTCGCCGAGCTGGTGACCGGGCCGGTGGCCGACGTGGGCTGCGGGCCGGGCCATGTGACGGCGCACCTGGCCGGCCTCGGCGTGGACGCCTTCGGTGTCGACCTGTCCCCGAAGATGATCGCCGTCGCCCGGCGCGCGTACCCGTACCTGCGGTTCGACGTGGGCACCATGACGGCGCTCGACCTGCCCGCGGGTGGGCTGGGCGGGATCGTCGCGTGGTGGTCGATCTTCCACGTGCCGCCCGCCGTCCTGCCCGCGGTGTTCACCGGCTTCGCCCGCGCGCTGACGCCCGCGGGTCACGTGGTGATCGGCTTCCACGCCGGCAACGCCCAGTTGCAGCCCGAGAAGGCCTACGGCCGTCCGGTGGACTACGACGCTTACCTGCTCCCGCCCGACCACATCGCGAGACTGCTGAAACGGGCTGGTTTCGACATCGTCGCGCGGGTCGAGCTGGAGGGTGCGAAGCACCCGCAGGCGATCCTGCTCGGCCGGAAGCGCACCACACCGCGTTCTGCCCTGCCACATCGGTAG